Part of the Sulfuricurvum kujiense DSM 16994 genome, CCCTCCACCGCTTCGATTGTCGGTCCGGGCGAAGTGCCGTTGTAGCCCCAGCAGTTCACGACCATACCCGGTGCAAACTCCCGTACTACCGGCTCGGCGATTATATGAAACTCTTTCACCCCCTCTTTCATTTCATAGGGGAGATTCCAGCCGTTGAGGGTTACTACGGGATTGTAGCTCTTCCCCTCTTTCGGGGTGATGAGCGTAGCGGGAGAGAGGACTCTTTTAGGATCGTTTACGAGGGTAAGCTGGCGTTTTTTCCCTTCATGTCCCGCGTGGTCATGTTCGGAGGCTTTGAGATTCGGGCTCAGTGCCGCGGATGCGATCAATGCCGCACCCAAACCTAAAAAATCGCGTCTATCGTGTCTCATTAAAGTTTCCCCCCTATCGTGTACTCCAAATCGGCCTGCGCTTTTTGGACTTCTCCCCGTGCATCGAGCGCTTCCATTTTTGCCTCGCCTGCACGCCGCTGATCTTCGAGCAGTTCGTAAATGCCGTCCAGCATACCGTTATACATCAGCTGTGTCTCTTCTAATATCTGCTGATTGGTTTGCACTATCACCTCATCGTACGAATGCGCGATATCATACGTATATCGAAGATGCGCATACCCCTCACGTACCTCTGAACGGATATTAACCGCACGTTCATAAAGTTGATGGACGCTTTGATTGTAGATGGCCTGCGCTTTGCTCACCCGTGCCTGCCCAAAATCAAAAATCGGAATGGGAAGTTTTATCCCAAAGGTATTAAACCGCTTTTCACCCGTTGTTTTTTCACTCTCGAGCGAAAGTTCAAGCTCGTCTACAAAACGTGTTTTCTCACTGTATCCGGCCTGTGCTGCGGCGTAATCGACCGATTTCATCGCACTGCGCATATCAAGGCGGTTGGCAATCGCACGTTTTTCCAACCCGGATTCTGTAACGGCCGGCTCGGTACGTTTTAGGGATTCTGTGCTCAGGGTATAATAGGTCTGCTCTCCGTAGAGCCCCAATGTTTTATTTAAGGCTTCGCGCGCCGCAGCGTTTTCGCGAGAGAGCTTGATCGATTCGATACGGGCACGTTCATAGCTCTCTTGAATTCTGAGCATATCCCTTTTCGAAAGATTTCCAGCGGTATATTGGCGAACTGCGAGCTGTAGTGAAGCCTCATGCGATTTTAGAATAGGACCGAAAAGGGCTACTTTTTCTTCCGACACGCGCGCATCTATGTAGCTCTTCTTTGCATCTCTCGCACTGCGTAATACACTATCCCCGACCGTGAGTATAGCCTCTTCGAGGGCCAAGCCCCCGAGTTCACGCCGAAGAGGGATCCAAAGAAGATCCAAAAAGGCTATTTCTACACTGATTGTCGACGTGCTCGCACCGTTACTTCGACCGATACTGTAGCCCAAAAGAGGATTACGCATCAATCCCGCTTCCACCAACTCGCTCTGAGCTATACCGATATTTTCATAACTTTGCTGCAATGCGCGGTTATTGATCAGCATAATCCGCAAAGCATCTTCTTGAGTCAAAGGTTTCGATAAAAGCGCTCGTACACTTTCATCGACGCTTTGCGCTTCTTGAGCCGTTTTGATCCATTGCAGATTGTTAACTCCTTGCTCCGCGGTTAGCTGATTGACAGAGTCAAATGCCTCTTTTTGAGAGATGGCCGAACATCCCGAGAGGATAAATAATGCCGCTAACGATGTACTAACCGTTCTTGCTACCATTTTGCGCCTCCATGACCCGTTACATTTTGGTCCTCTTTTTGAACACACCCCTCTTCGGCTACGTCAATCGAGCGGGATGGAGGCGTATAGACACTTTTACCGCTCAACGCATCGGAGGATGAAGGGATCGATACATTAACCTCGGCGGCATAACCGATAATCCCGATCAAAACAAGGATGAGAATAGGATTCATTGCTTTTTCATCCGTACAATGACATTTTTCCCCTCTTTTTGGATAAAGTCAAAACCTACTTTATCTCCGATTTCCAAAGGGTGGGTCAATTCATGATCAATCACATCGAACGTCATTACCATAGAAGGCCATCGCAGTTCGGGGATAGGGTTGTGAAAGATACGGATACTTTCATGATTGTCGGCAATCTGCTTTACCGTTCCGGTAGCGTGGATTGTCTGTTCAGCGACAACGCTGTTTTGAGAGTGGGAATGTTCCATCTCCATTCCCCACACACCCGACCCGATGGCCAATGCACTAAAGCATACTGCACTCAAAAATTTCGATCGCATCCTAACTCCTTTATATGTCATTGCTAAAAAGTGTATCATATGCACGGCATAAATCATTTAATCTAATAATAACAATGTTAACCGTTTGTCTTTTTCCGCAATCTTGATGCGCTACAATATCCCTATGAAAGAACCTAATCGCTGTCTTTACTGCCATCATCCGATTTACCGTCTGGGTGACGGGATGGTCAAATGTTCCGTATGCAAAAAAAAGTACAGTACAAAGCGGGTTGCTCAGATCAAAGCCCTCATCCGGCTCTTTTGCGAAGATGAAAATGCCCTCAGCGCGTCCAAAACCCTTCAGCTCAGCTATGTCACGGTTTTGAAATACTATCAACAGTTTCGCCATGCTGCGGCTGAGTATTGCGAGTCCCAATATGACAGACACCGTACAAGCGAGTCTCAATACGAAGAGTATCTCTACATCGAAAAATCCAAACGCCATGACAAATCGGCTATCTTCGATTCCCATAATTTTCTGACATTCGGCTACGGCGAAAAAGTCTATACGCTTCTCATGCCCTCCCTGGGAGTATTCAAACAGCAGTTCATCGAAGACAATCTTGAAGAGCTCTATTACAAAGAGTTTTCAAAGTTTATGCGGACCAGTAAAATTATCAAAATATCCGAATACGACAATATTATCGAGAAGTTTTGGCACTATTTTGAACAGTTTATTACACCTTTTAAAGGGGTAAGCAGAGAACACTTCCCCTACTACCTCAAAGAGGCGGAATTCAAATTCAATACACCTGTCGAAGACCGTTCCGTTGTCATCGAACAGCTCTATTTCCGCCCTACCGGCTCGGATATTTAAACTCTTCTATTATCTCTGTCAGACTCGTAAACGACGCTTTGGACGCCGCTTCGATCCCTATAGTTTTTAGATAGTTAATAACTGTTTTTATATAGTCATCAAACCGTTTTTCCAATTGCGGACTCAGACCCATATGAAACGTGATGCTGTGGGGAATGATCCCGATAACGTTTGATTCGGGAAGCGGATGTCCCATCAGTTCGATCATATCCAGACACTGCATCACCCCCACCTCGTGTGCACCGCCGCTGTTGAGCCCGTACCCGCTCAGCTCATAAGAGGGGATGTTATAAATACTCCCTGCTTCATCATCGAGATTGATCGTATCGAGGATAATGATACGATCATTCTCCAGAAAAAGATTGAGCAGATTGATCCCCTCTACCCCGCCGTTAATGACCTCGATAGCAGGTGAAAACGTATAGTTGGCATTCAGATAGGCGCAGGCATAGATACCGATGCCGTCATCTTCTTCGAGTACATTGCCGACGCCCAACACAACGATTGACATACGTTAAAACCCTTTGCCGTGTTCGATACTCGGATTGGCAAACTGTTCTAAAATTTCATCCAGCCCCATAACCTGTTTTTTGCGCGTCGCTTGTATCCCGCATTTGGCGAGTTCTTCCACAATTACCTCGATGTATCTTTCCCAATGTGAGCGAAGTGATGAAGTCACGTCAACACAGACGCTGATAATATCTTCGGGGACGATGCTGACCATAGTCGTTTGGGCACAGTGCGAGGCCATTGAGCAGATTTGGAGCATTTCGGTAATCTCGACTTCATTGGCCGTTTTTTTGATCCCCTGGTTGGCGATCAGTTCATCGCCGCTCATCACTGTGATCGTCCCTACCGCTTTGGAATCATCTGAGCTGGTATTGGCGATAATGACATGCTCATACTCCTGAAGCAGCGGCATCAGCAAAAATCCGAGCGTCCCTCCGTCGATGATGTCGAGTGAGGGTTCATAGGTAAAATTCTCTTTGAGGTATTTTCCGGCATACAGTCCGATCCCCTCATCCATAAAAAATGCGTTCCCCGAACCGATCAGTGCCACTTTAGCGTTCATTTAATTCCTTTTATCATCTTATTTTATACATTTTCCGGGCAAAGCCCGAAAACTGGCAGGGACAAATGTCCCTACAACCCCCTAAAGCTACCCGCATCTTTTTGATGCGGGAGATTGTGCTTTGCATAATAGAGTTGTCCGAGTGCGATCGATCCGTCATTGATCGGCGTTTGCTGTTGTGCGTAAAACCGTCCCTCTCCGAAACGTCGGTAGAGTCGGCTCATCAACGCACGGTTTTGAAATACTCCTCCGCCGATGACAATCGGCAATTCGGGATACATATCCGCAAAATGCTCCATGATCGCTTCGAGTGTTGAGAGAAAACGGCTCGCAATGACCGTTTGATTCTCTGTTCCTAGAGCGATGATCTCTTTCACCATCGGCAACACATTAATCACTCCGTTTTGGATATCAAAGCTAAAGGGCTCATGGATCGAATCCTCCGCAAACGACTCCATAATCATCCCTCCCTGCCCCTCATACTCAAGGCTTTGGATGAATCCCCCCAATGAGGAGACCGCATCAAACAGCCGACCCATTGAAGAGCTGAGGGGAGCATTGATATTTTTGACCCACATATGATGCAGTGTTCGTATTTCATGGGGTAAAAAGGTCTCGACTGAGGGTGATTTGAGGTTTAATACCTCATCGAGACTAAAACACTCAAACAGCAATGACAAGGCGATACGTCTAGGCTCTTTGATCGCTTTGTCTCCCCCTAAAAGGGCAATCGGTTTTAAAAATCCGATCCGCTGATAGCCGCTCAGATCGGCGATCATCACCTCCCCGCCCCACAGACTCCCGTCCTCTCCGTATCCCGTACCGTCATAGGCAAAACCGAGCACCTTTTCGTCCAATCCGTACTCGGCCATGCACGCCAAGATATGAGCATAATGGTGCTGTATGCCGTAATGCTCTTTTTTCTGAGCCGATGCAAACTGAGTCGTGCTGTATTGAGGATGCAGGTCATGAACAAAGAGCTGCGGCTCGCATTCATAAAAACGTTTAAACGTCTGTACCGTCCGCTCAAAATAACTGTCCGCCTCGACGCTCCCCAAATCACCGATATGACCGCTGAGGACCATATTATCCCCTTTTCCGAGGGCAATCGCACTTTTTTGATGCGCTCCGAGGGCTAAAATTTCTGCCGAACCGTTTTTTTCTGCCGCCACCGTATGGGGAGCAAATCCCCGCCCCATCCGCAGCATGACAACATGCCCATCGGCGAACTGAACAACGGCATCATCCAGGGCATTGACGATGGTACGGTCATGATCCAAGATTCCATCCACCACATTTCCGAGCCGATTTATGATTTCGCTGCTGCGTACGATGATCGGCTCATCGCTGATATTGGCACTCGTCGCAACGAGGGGAAAATCGATCTTCTCAAACACCAAACGATGCAGCGGGGTATAGGGGATAAATACCCCTAAGCGCTCAATCCCCGGAGCGATATATTTTGAAAGATCTGTCCCTTGAAGCGCATCCACAATGACAATCGGCTTGATCGCTCCGCCGATCATCTCCCGTTCAGATTGATTTATCCGGGTGTATCGTTCACACTGCTCCAGCGAGCGGAACATGACGGCAAGAGGCTTCGCCTTGCGGTGTTTGCGCAGTCGCAGTTCACTCACGGCAGCGTCTGAGGTGGCATCGCACATCAGATGAAATCCCCCTAACCCTTTGAGGGCAATAATCTTCCCTGATCTGAGCATCTCTACGGCCAGATCGATCGGATCGCCCGCTATCTCGTCTCCCTTATTATCGATAAATCTTAACTGCGGTCCGCATTTCGGACAGCTAATCGGCTCGGCATGATAGCGGCGGGATGAGGGGTCGGTATACTCTTCTTTGCACTCCGAACACATCGTAAAATGTTTCATTGAGGTACGGACGCGGTCATACGGGAGGGTTTGGAGAATCGTATAACGGGGACCGCAATCGGTACAGTTGATAAACGCGTAGCGGTAGCGGCGATTGGAGGGGTCATCCATCTCCGCTTCACACGCGGGACATAACGCCGCCTCAAGGGGAATCGCGCCACTCCCCTCTCCCAAGGTGCTTTCCCGGATTTCAAAACTGTTGTAGTTTTCCGATTCACACGGTTTGACACTCAGCGAATCAATCCGCGCCCGCTCGGGGAGATGCGTGTGCAAAGCGGCTATAAATAATGAAGATTTTTCTCCGTGTGCCTCAATCACAACCCCATCGGCGGTGTTAAGCACAAACCCTTTTATCTCATACTCTTGCGCTATGCGATAGACAAAAGGGCGAAAACCTACCCCCTGAACCAGCCCTTTGACGGTAATGGTGACACTGGTATTATAAGAAGACTCCACCGACAACGCAATTTTCCTTCCCGATCGGATAACTCATATTCATTAGGACCGATACAGACTTCAGATTTCGCTGCAAACGGCTGAAAAGGGATTGTCCCGCGAAATAGGATCCGCACAATACGATATCCTCCGCTTTGGTCTTACCTTTGATTTCAGTAAGAAGTTCGCTGAAATAGTCTCCGAAAGATTCGAAGATAGAATAGCTCAGATAAACTGAATCGACACCCGCTAGACGATAACTGATAATACTGGATAAAAAGGCGACGTGATTAAACCGGTTATCCGCTACTTTCGTGTCGATTTGCAGCCCCCCTTTGCCGATGAATTTCAATCCCTCTTTCATCACCCCCTCAAAGCTCACCTCACGCAGCCCTAGAATCATTGCGGTAGCTTCAAACAACGAAAGATTATTCTGCTCTATCTGAACCAATACGTGATACAGTTCGGGGTGGTTGGTTTCGATATTGGCGATGAGCCGATCGGATCCTTCTCGCAATCCTCTCATCGATTCGATGATTCCGCTCCCCTCGAACCGCTTCGGAGGAACTACCCGAATCACTTTTTTGCCGTCATAATACAAAAAAGACGGCTCTCCCTGAAAATAGGCTCCCACTGCTTTGGTTCCGAATTTGTTGTGTTCGGCTATGACTGACATAAAGGAGGCTTCATCTTCCGCTATGGTGTGAAAATTGGCCGATTCGACGGCAGGCATCTCG contains:
- a CDS encoding TolC family protein; amino-acid sequence: MVARTVSTSLAALFILSGCSAISQKEAFDSVNQLTAEQGVNNLQWIKTAQEAQSVDESVRALLSKPLTQEDALRIMLINNRALQQSYENIGIAQSELVEAGLMRNPLLGYSIGRSNGASTSTISVEIAFLDLLWIPLRRELGGLALEEAILTVGDSVLRSARDAKKSYIDARVSEEKVALFGPILKSHEASLQLAVRQYTAGNLSKRDMLRIQESYERARIESIKLSRENAAAREALNKTLGLYGEQTYYTLSTESLKRTEPAVTESGLEKRAIANRLDMRSAMKSVDYAAAQAGYSEKTRFVDELELSLESEKTTGEKRFNTFGIKLPIPIFDFGQARVSKAQAIYNQSVHQLYERAVNIRSEVREGYAHLRYTYDIAHSYDEVIVQTNQQILEETQLMYNGMLDGIYELLEDQRRAGEAKMEALDARGEVQKAQADLEYTIGGKL
- a CDS encoding copper-binding protein, which codes for MRSKFLSAVCFSALAIGSGVWGMEMEHSHSQNSVVAEQTIHATGTVKQIADNHESIRIFHNPIPELRWPSMVMTFDVIDHELTHPLEIGDKVGFDFIQKEGKNVIVRMKKQ
- a CDS encoding HyaD/HybD family hydrogenase maturation endopeptidase; protein product: MSIVVLGVGNVLEEDDGIGIYACAYLNANYTFSPAIEVINGGVEGINLLNLFLENDRIIILDTINLDDEAGSIYNIPSYELSGYGLNSGGAHEVGVMQCLDMIELMGHPLPESNVIGIIPHSITFHMGLSPQLEKRFDDYIKTVINYLKTIGIEAASKASFTSLTEIIEEFKYPSR
- a CDS encoding hydrogenase maturation protease; protein product: MNAKVALIGSGNAFFMDEGIGLYAGKYLKENFTYEPSLDIIDGGTLGFLLMPLLQEYEHVIIANTSSDDSKAVGTITVMSGDELIANQGIKKTANEVEITEMLQICSMASHCAQTTMVSIVPEDIISVCVDVTSSLRSHWERYIEVIVEELAKCGIQATRKKQVMGLDEILEQFANPSIEHGKGF
- the hypF gene encoding carbamoyltransferase HypF encodes the protein MESSYNTSVTITVKGLVQGVGFRPFVYRIAQEYEIKGFVLNTADGVVIEAHGEKSSLFIAALHTHLPERARIDSLSVKPCESENYNSFEIRESTLGEGSGAIPLEAALCPACEAEMDDPSNRRYRYAFINCTDCGPRYTILQTLPYDRVRTSMKHFTMCSECKEEYTDPSSRRYHAEPISCPKCGPQLRFIDNKGDEIAGDPIDLAVEMLRSGKIIALKGLGGFHLMCDATSDAAVSELRLRKHRKAKPLAVMFRSLEQCERYTRINQSEREMIGGAIKPIVIVDALQGTDLSKYIAPGIERLGVFIPYTPLHRLVFEKIDFPLVATSANISDEPIIVRSSEIINRLGNVVDGILDHDRTIVNALDDAVVQFADGHVVMLRMGRGFAPHTVAAEKNGSAEILALGAHQKSAIALGKGDNMVLSGHIGDLGSVEADSYFERTVQTFKRFYECEPQLFVHDLHPQYSTTQFASAQKKEHYGIQHHYAHILACMAEYGLDEKVLGFAYDGTGYGEDGSLWGGEVMIADLSGYQRIGFLKPIALLGGDKAIKEPRRIALSLLFECFSLDEVLNLKSPSVETFLPHEIRTLHHMWVKNINAPLSSSMGRLFDAVSSLGGFIQSLEYEGQGGMIMESFAEDSIHEPFSFDIQNGVINVLPMVKEIIALGTENQTVIASRFLSTLEAIMEHFADMYPELPIVIGGGVFQNRALMSRLYRRFGEGRFYAQQQTPINDGSIALGQLYYAKHNLPHQKDAGSFRGL